A single genomic interval of Candidatus Bipolaricaulis anaerobius harbors:
- a CDS encoding cation diffusion facilitator family transporter produces MTEPTTRTRASSDGAWKLRVNLFTRVLLLAVKLGAFAYTGFLIMLSEALNNLVDIVVTSSLLLSQRMGRRAADREHPFGHMRFRYVVSLIVSVAFITVTGLQILREAIARLISPVPLEHPEIALYVLAFSFVVNLIPLGLMLIGQRRDITVKTALYDNINDEITILASVIGVLAAQRGFPLADPIAAMFVAGLIGVMAGKLIRENTYVLLGLSPSAKFYERVKSVAQSVAGVAGVHDMIAEFIGPDAIHLDLDLELAPNTTVQEADRLVAELEEKLRELNVVHCTIRPCAHTGHERHISD; encoded by the coding sequence ATGACCGAACCGACGACGCGCACCCGCGCGAGCTCCGACGGCGCGTGGAAGCTCCGGGTCAACCTCTTCACCCGAGTCCTCCTCCTCGCGGTAAAGCTGGGCGCGTTCGCCTACACAGGGTTCCTCATCATGCTCAGCGAGGCCCTGAACAACCTCGTGGACATCGTCGTCACCTCGTCCCTCCTCCTCAGCCAACGGATGGGGCGCCGCGCCGCCGACCGCGAGCATCCATTCGGCCATATGCGGTTCCGGTACGTCGTTTCCCTCATCGTGTCCGTTGCGTTCATCACCGTCACCGGGCTGCAGATCCTCCGCGAGGCGATCGCGCGGCTCATCTCCCCGGTACCGCTTGAGCACCCGGAGATCGCGCTCTACGTGCTCGCCTTCTCGTTCGTGGTCAACCTGATCCCCCTCGGGCTCATGCTCATCGGCCAGAGGCGCGACATCACGGTGAAGACCGCGCTCTACGACAACATCAACGACGAGATCACGATCCTCGCGTCGGTGATCGGCGTCCTCGCGGCCCAACGGGGGTTCCCCCTCGCGGACCCCATTGCGGCGATGTTCGTTGCCGGACTGATCGGGGTCATGGCGGGCAAATTGATCCGCGAGAACACGTACGTACTCCTCGGCCTCTCGCCCAGTGCGAAGTTCTACGAGAGGGTGAAGTCGGTCGCCCAGAGCGTGGCCGGAGTGGCGGGGGTACACGACATGATCGCCGAGTTCATCGGCCCCGACGCGATTCACCTCGATCTCGATCTCGAACTGGCACCTAACACCACGGTTCAGGAGGCCGATCGGCTTGTCGCCGAGCTTGAGGAAAAGCTGCGAGAACTCAACGTAGTTCACTGCACGATCCGACCCTGCGCCCACACCGGCCACGAACGGCACATCAGCGACTAA
- a CDS encoding polyphosphate polymerase domain-containing protein yields MAEALRGSGNGGHGPGTTSRLERKYLLSPEEARQVSRFLAARLEVDPHARGRPGNAYTVRSVYFDSPGLICYHAKQNGAPVREKYRVRTYNEPGSAPIFLERKARQGHLYRKEKARLNDAWLGCLAARDGLGSPAAAGCPTVVQRLLYRMDRQAFVPTVLIAYEREAYVEWADQDTVRITLDRNLRAQAVPRLEEMYDEGDLRPLLTRWAILEVKFSGVVPWTLRELTRRFPLLWRACSKYAASIEHVVLNSATTKGVGAHAQLL; encoded by the coding sequence GTGGCCGAGGCCTTGCGCGGAAGCGGGAACGGCGGCCACGGGCCGGGGACGACGAGCCGCCTTGAGCGCAAGTACCTCCTCTCGCCCGAGGAGGCACGGCAGGTCTCCCGGTTCCTCGCCGCCCGCCTCGAGGTGGATCCCCATGCTCGAGGGAGGCCCGGGAACGCCTACACGGTCCGCAGCGTGTACTTCGACTCCCCAGGGCTCATCTGTTACCACGCCAAACAGAACGGCGCACCGGTCCGGGAGAAGTACCGCGTCCGCACCTACAATGAGCCGGGGTCGGCCCCCATCTTTCTCGAACGCAAAGCCCGTCAGGGACACCTTTACCGCAAGGAGAAGGCGCGGCTGAACGATGCCTGGCTGGGATGTCTTGCCGCACGGGATGGGCTGGGCTCCCCAGCCGCGGCGGGCTGTCCGACCGTCGTGCAACGCCTCCTCTACCGCATGGACCGCCAGGCGTTCGTCCCCACGGTGCTCATCGCCTACGAGCGCGAGGCGTACGTGGAATGGGCGGACCAGGATACGGTGAGGATCACCCTCGATCGGAACCTCCGGGCCCAGGCGGTCCCCCGCCTCGAGGAGATGTACGATGAAGGGGACCTCCGTCCGCTCCTCACCCGGTGGGCGATCCTCGAGGTCAAGTTCAGCGGTGTGGTCCCGTGGACCCTGCGCGAGCTCACGCGGCGGTTTCCCCTCCTCTGGCGGGCGTGTTCCAAATACGCCGCGAGCATTGAACATGTCGTTCTTAACTCAGCCACAACGAAGGGGGTAGGGGCCCATGCTCAGCTCCTCTGA
- a CDS encoding ABC transporter permease codes for MAADPRRAISFRNGAGWALALLPLLFLGVTFFWPLGDVLRTGLQVEGRWSGERILAALSDPYVQRLILFTLEQAGLSALLSLALGFPLGWFLTRYHFPGRGLLRAFTIVPFVLPSITVALGFILFFGRSGHLNRFLMGLFGLGEPPIRVLYTLWAVVLAHAFYNAPVVARFVNAAWEGADPGLVEAARTLGARPARAFATVTLPLLLPSLLSSLALVFMLCTLSFSIPLALGGARYATIEVGVYLYARGVLMDLPRAAALATITLGLSLVLTYLHLWGGGAFSAPQDGGRPAPTVPLFSRDRPVRALWLLYLLPAAVVFLGPIGAVIADSFLHPAPGGASPTLHWYRMIASPAWNPFIESSPRGAVRMSLLVGLGATGLALVLGISVSAVLRRVRSRLLETLLMAPLAVSSVVLGLALLLAFRRPPLSALGGGWAIVLAHTLIVYPFVVRAIRPRWDSLDPTLTEAARTLGAGPLSAFRTVTLPLLGNGVLAAGAFAFALSLGEMTAVAMLSGPGVMTMPMAIYHFLGSRDFGAASAMATVLMVTTALAAWAWDRAGSRWLGGSRA; via the coding sequence GTGGCAGCAGATCCTCGGCGAGCCATAAGTTTCCGTAATGGGGCAGGATGGGCGCTCGCCCTCCTGCCCCTCCTCTTCTTGGGGGTCACGTTCTTCTGGCCCCTGGGGGACGTTCTCCGCACGGGGCTCCAGGTCGAGGGGCGGTGGAGTGGGGAGCGGATCCTCGCTGCCCTCTCCGACCCCTATGTGCAGCGGCTGATCCTGTTCACCCTGGAGCAGGCCGGCCTGTCCGCCCTCCTTTCGCTCGCCCTCGGGTTCCCCCTCGGCTGGTTCCTCACCCGGTACCACTTCCCCGGGCGGGGGCTCCTGCGGGCGTTCACGATCGTCCCGTTCGTCCTCCCCTCGATCACGGTCGCGCTCGGGTTCATCCTCTTCTTCGGCCGCTCCGGGCACCTCAACCGGTTCCTGATGGGCCTGTTTGGGCTTGGGGAGCCACCGATCCGGGTCCTGTACACCCTGTGGGCGGTCGTCCTCGCCCACGCGTTCTACAACGCGCCGGTGGTGGCGCGGTTTGTGAACGCGGCGTGGGAGGGGGCTGACCCAGGTCTGGTTGAGGCGGCGCGGACCCTCGGCGCGCGGCCGGCCCGCGCGTTCGCGACGGTGACGCTTCCCCTGCTCCTCCCTTCCCTCCTTTCCTCCCTTGCCCTCGTGTTCATGCTTTGCACCCTCTCGTTCTCGATCCCGCTCGCCCTGGGGGGGGCGCGCTACGCCACGATCGAGGTCGGGGTGTACCTCTACGCCCGCGGTGTGCTGATGGACTTGCCCCGCGCGGCGGCGCTGGCCACGATCACCCTCGGCCTGTCCCTCGTCCTCACCTACCTCCACCTGTGGGGAGGGGGCGCGTTCTCCGCTCCCCAGGACGGGGGCCGGCCCGCCCCAACGGTCCCCCTCTTCTCCCGGGACCGGCCCGTCCGGGCGTTGTGGCTCCTCTACCTCCTTCCGGCGGCGGTCGTCTTCCTCGGCCCGATCGGGGCGGTGATCGCTGACTCGTTCCTCCACCCCGCTCCCGGTGGCGCGTCCCCCACCCTCCACTGGTACCGGATGATCGCCTCCCCGGCCTGGAACCCGTTCATCGAGTCCTCCCCCCGGGGTGCGGTGCGGATGAGCCTCTTGGTTGGCCTCGGGGCGACGGGCCTTGCCCTCGTCCTCGGGATCAGCGTGAGCGCTGTCCTGCGCCGGGTGAGGTCGCGCCTCCTGGAGACGCTCCTCATGGCCCCCTTGGCCGTGTCGTCGGTCGTCCTGGGGCTCGCGCTCCTCCTCGCGTTCCGCCGGCCGCCCCTCTCCGCGCTCGGGGGGGGATGGGCGATCGTCCTTGCCCACACGTTGATCGTGTACCCGTTTGTGGTGCGGGCGATCCGCCCCCGGTGGGATTCCCTTGACCCCACCCTCACCGAGGCCGCGCGGACCCTCGGGGCGGGCCCGCTCAGCGCGTTCCGCACCGTGACCCTGCCGTTGCTCGGGAACGGGGTCCTCGCCGCGGGCGCCTTCGCGTTCGCCCTTTCGTTGGGGGAGATGACCGCGGTCGCGATGCTGTCTGGACCGGGCGTGATGACGATGCCGATGGCGATCTACCACTTCCTGGGGAGCCGCGACTTCGGGGCGGCGTCGGCGATGGCGACCGTGCTCATGGTCACCACCGCCCTCGCCGCGTGGGCGTGGGACCGCGCCGGCTCCCGCTGGCTGGGGGGATCCCGTGCTTGA
- a CDS encoding thiamine ABC transporter substrate-binding protein, with product MKKLVGFIVALAVGGTAVGAERFVVYTYRSFVRDGPAAAIEEAFEAAHPGVDLVWVAPGGGAEMLSRLIAELAVGATDADVFLGVSAMDLPRALAAEVFQPYDPTLIPNLAHVPEDLHFDSAGRVLPFDHGYVAFVASNALPADLLPRTFADLLRPELTGKIILQDPRTSTTGLAFLLWTVAHFRDDWPAFWKALLPNTLTITKGWSEAFAMFEAGEAPIVLSYSTDAAYAYLTGGAATYHVLTLDGEGYRLIEGMGIVRTSAKLDLAHSFLDIVLSPEIQELIPTSQWMFPVHDGVELLPDFARYAVLPPHPVFILPTDAADHLAEWITTWQQILGEP from the coding sequence ATGAAGAAGCTCGTGGGGTTCATCGTGGCCCTGGCCGTGGGCGGCACCGCGGTCGGGGCGGAGCGGTTCGTGGTGTACACGTACCGGTCGTTCGTTCGCGACGGGCCGGCCGCCGCGATCGAAGAGGCGTTCGAGGCCGCCCATCCCGGGGTGGACCTCGTGTGGGTTGCCCCAGGCGGCGGGGCGGAGATGCTGTCCCGCCTCATCGCCGAGCTCGCCGTCGGGGCGACTGACGCTGACGTATTCCTCGGCGTGTCGGCGATGGACCTCCCGCGCGCCCTCGCGGCGGAGGTCTTCCAACCCTACGATCCAACCCTCATCCCCAACCTCGCCCACGTCCCGGAGGACCTCCACTTCGACAGTGCGGGACGGGTTCTCCCGTTTGATCACGGCTACGTCGCGTTCGTGGCGAGCAACGCCCTGCCCGCCGATCTTCTCCCGCGGACGTTTGCCGACCTCCTCCGGCCGGAGCTCACGGGGAAGATCATCCTCCAGGACCCGCGGACCTCCACCACCGGGCTCGCGTTCCTCCTGTGGACAGTGGCCCACTTTAGGGACGACTGGCCCGCGTTTTGGAAGGCGCTCCTCCCCAACACGCTCACCATCACCAAGGGGTGGAGCGAGGCGTTCGCGATGTTCGAGGCGGGCGAGGCGCCGATCGTCCTTTCCTACTCCACCGATGCGGCCTACGCCTACCTCACAGGGGGCGCGGCGACCTACCACGTGCTGACCCTAGATGGGGAGGGATACCGTCTCATCGAGGGGATGGGGATCGTGCGGACCTCAGCGAAGCTTGATCTTGCGCATTCGTTCCTGGATATCGTCCTCTCGCCGGAGATCCAGGAGTTGATCCCCACATCCCAGTGGATGTTCCCCGTTCACGATGGGGTCGAGCTCCTGCCGGACTTCGCCCGTTACGCCGTGCTTCCCCCGCACCCGGTGTTCATCCTCCCCACCGATGCCGCCGACCACCTCGCGGAGTGGATCACCACGTGGCAGCAGATCCTCGGCGAGCCATAA
- a CDS encoding carbohydrate-binding domain-containing protein, producing the protein MHRSKWTVGVIALALAAAVAGGVTQRGREGADQAAADASGGAAILALGSGFTTALAAASTSPTVTEIVLAGSAIQVTGTGAVAQGSRLLITAGGTYHIRGTLDDGQVVVSSADNSPVNLVLGGARITCSTSSPIYIAQAKDVVISLAAGTDNTLTDGSSYLYEVAGADEPNAALFSADDLVITGTGSLTVNGNYSNGIQSKDDLALSGATVTVAAVNDGIKGRDSITVSEATITIRAGADGMQSNNDEDPERGTVTIESGTIRITSGEDGIQAETRLVVHGGTIEVLSGGGSANNVGQNPVGGMGFPGRPPSTATSLPSMKGLKAGVDLMITGGTILVDSADDALHSNGTITIDGGTLTLASGDDAIHADEAVIINGGQIQVKASYEGVEGNTITVNSGEVRITSTDDGINATSGGAAAMPLGRPGMASSSSTWLFVNGGWIVINSGGDGLDVNSSIAMTGGTVLIHGPTRSDNGALDYYGTFKITGGLLVAAGSAGMAQAPSTSSTVNSVLMTFTTPQPAGSLFHIAAAGGGDVLTFAPAKAYQSVVVASPLLTNGSTYAIYLGGRSAGAATDGLSAGGDYTPGTEVARFTVAGNVTYAGASRIRPPGW; encoded by the coding sequence ATGCACCGATCGAAGTGGACGGTTGGCGTGATCGCTCTCGCCCTGGCGGCCGCGGTCGCCGGTGGCGTGACGCAGCGGGGGAGGGAAGGGGCGGACCAAGCGGCGGCCGACGCCTCGGGAGGGGCTGCGATTCTGGCATTGGGGAGCGGCTTCACGACCGCATTGGCCGCAGCCTCAACAAGCCCCACCGTGACCGAGATCGTCCTCGCCGGGAGCGCGATCCAGGTGACGGGGACCGGGGCCGTTGCCCAAGGGTCCCGGCTCCTCATCACGGCCGGGGGGACGTACCACATCCGCGGCACCCTGGATGACGGCCAGGTCGTTGTCTCCTCGGCGGACAACAGTCCCGTGAACCTGGTCCTCGGCGGGGCGCGGATCACCTGCTCGACGAGCTCTCCGATCTACATCGCTCAGGCCAAGGACGTCGTGATCAGCCTGGCCGCGGGCACGGACAACACCCTCACGGACGGGAGCTCCTACCTGTACGAGGTTGCGGGGGCCGATGAGCCGAACGCTGCCTTGTTCAGTGCGGACGACCTCGTGATCACAGGGACCGGATCCCTCACCGTGAACGGAAACTACAGTAATGGGATCCAGAGCAAGGATGACCTGGCGCTCAGCGGGGCGACGGTCACGGTGGCGGCGGTCAACGACGGGATCAAGGGCCGGGACTCGATCACCGTCAGTGAGGCCACGATCACGATCCGCGCTGGTGCCGACGGGATGCAATCGAATAACGACGAGGATCCAGAGCGAGGCACGGTCACGATCGAGAGCGGCACGATCCGCATCACATCCGGGGAGGATGGGATCCAGGCCGAGACACGCCTCGTCGTGCACGGCGGGACGATCGAAGTCCTGTCGGGGGGCGGGAGTGCCAACAACGTTGGACAGAACCCGGTCGGCGGGATGGGGTTCCCCGGGCGGCCCCCGTCAACGGCCACGAGCCTCCCAAGCATGAAGGGGCTCAAAGCCGGTGTGGACCTGATGATCACCGGTGGCACGATCCTCGTTGACTCCGCCGATGATGCGCTTCACTCGAATGGAACGATCACGATTGACGGCGGAACCCTCACCCTCGCCTCGGGCGACGACGCGATCCACGCCGACGAGGCGGTGATCATCAATGGGGGGCAGATCCAGGTCAAGGCGTCGTACGAGGGGGTGGAGGGGAACACGATCACGGTCAACTCCGGCGAGGTCCGCATCACCTCCACCGACGATGGGATCAACGCCACCTCCGGCGGGGCGGCGGCGATGCCGCTGGGCCGTCCCGGGATGGCCTCGTCCTCCAGCACTTGGCTGTTCGTGAATGGGGGATGGATCGTTATCAACTCCGGTGGAGACGGGCTTGACGTCAACAGCTCGATCGCGATGACGGGGGGGACCGTGCTCATCCACGGTCCGACGCGGAGCGACAACGGGGCGCTCGACTACTACGGCACGTTCAAGATCACGGGCGGACTCCTCGTCGCTGCCGGCAGCGCGGGGATGGCGCAAGCCCCGAGCACCTCCTCGACCGTGAACTCGGTGCTGATGACCTTCACCACGCCCCAGCCGGCGGGGAGCCTGTTCCACATCGCCGCGGCAGGGGGTGGGGACGTGTTGACCTTCGCCCCGGCCAAGGCGTACCAGTCCGTGGTCGTCGCCTCTCCGCTCCTTACGAACGGCTCCACCTACGCCATCTACCTCGGGGGGCGTTCCGCCGGCGCGGCGACGGATGGCCTCTCCGCGGGGGGGGACTACACCCCCGGGACCGAGGTCGCCCGGTTCACGGTCGCCGGGAATGTCACCTACGCCGGGGCGTCTCGGATCAGGCCGCCAGGCTGGTAG
- the thiL gene encoding thiamine-phosphate kinase: MRIADVGEFPLIARLARIVASAQPDVVVGIGDDAAALDLGGDRLVLFTVDSQVEGSHFVFDRIPPHLLGRRLLAVNASDIAAMGGRPTHALVSLVLPPDLALAWVEELYAGLEEEAERFGVAVVGGNVARSPGGIVLDLALVGGVPRAHLLTRAGARPGDLVLVTGALGEAAAGLIVSGRADLPVPAAEGEALVARHLVPTPRVREGRLIAASGLATAMTDLSDGLGSDVGHLCDRSRVGVRIHAEKLPVPPAVARVAELAGEPPWDLALFHGEDFELVFTCPPDAARVLSERVSVETGTPVSVVGEVLPAPAGRWLVLPTGEEIPLAPRGFRHFSGPAP, from the coding sequence ATGCGCATCGCGGACGTGGGGGAGTTCCCGCTCATCGCGCGGCTGGCGCGGATCGTAGCCTCCGCCCAGCCGGACGTGGTCGTGGGGATCGGCGATGACGCGGCTGCCCTCGACCTCGGGGGGGACCGTCTCGTCCTCTTCACCGTGGACAGCCAGGTGGAGGGGAGCCATTTCGTGTTCGACCGCATCCCACCCCACCTCCTCGGTCGGCGCCTCCTTGCTGTGAACGCAAGCGACATCGCGGCGATGGGCGGCCGGCCCACGCACGCCCTCGTCTCCCTCGTCCTCCCGCCGGACCTGGCCCTGGCGTGGGTGGAGGAGCTCTACGCCGGCCTTGAGGAGGAGGCAGAGCGGTTCGGGGTCGCAGTGGTGGGAGGGAACGTCGCCCGTTCCCCGGGCGGGATCGTCCTCGACCTCGCGCTCGTAGGAGGGGTGCCCCGGGCGCACCTTCTCACCCGCGCCGGGGCCAGGCCGGGGGACCTCGTCCTGGTGACGGGAGCCTTGGGGGAAGCGGCAGCCGGGCTCATCGTGAGCGGACGGGCCGACCTCCCCGTTCCCGCCGCGGAGGGGGAGGCCCTCGTCGCCCGCCACCTCGTCCCGACCCCGCGGGTGAGGGAGGGCCGCCTCATCGCCGCGTCTGGGCTCGCCACGGCGATGACCGACCTCTCCGATGGCCTGGGAAGCGACGTCGGGCACCTGTGCGACCGGAGCCGGGTCGGAGTGAGGATCCACGCGGAGAAGCTCCCCGTGCCCCCGGCCGTGGCGCGGGTGGCGGAGCTCGCCGGGGAGCCGCCGTGGGACCTCGCCCTGTTCCATGGAGAGGACTTCGAGCTCGTGTTCACCTGCCCGCCCGACGCAGCACGCGTCCTGTCCGAACGGGTCTCGGTCGAGACGGGAACGCCCGTGTCCGTGGTGGGGGAGGTCTTGCCCGCCCCCGCGGGCCGCTGGCTCGTCCTCCCCACGGGGGAGGAGATCCCCCTCGCGCCGCGGGGGTTCAGGCACTTCTCGGGACCGGCACCCTAG
- a CDS encoding ABC transporter ATP-binding protein, protein MLEVRGLTKRFGEVTAVADFSLAVADGETVALLGPSGCGKTTVLRIIAGLEQPDAGQVLLAGRDATDWPPERRGVGLVFQSYALFPHLSVGANVAYGLRFRRGVDRVARVEELLSLVGLSGYERRKPHQLSAGQQQRVALARALAPEPGILLLDEPLSALDAALRKELRGELRAILGKLGMTALYVTHDQEEALALADRVAVMREGRLDQVAPPAELYARPRTSFVAAFLGRANLWPGKVVSVDGDRALVEVAGERFPAERGEAREGDEVFLFFRPEWVHLGDGPFVAAVEGAEYLGDRWELRARFRDLPLVLIAAQDPRASTALSFAIPTSQAIRRQ, encoded by the coding sequence GTGCTTGAGGTCCGCGGGCTCACCAAGCGGTTCGGGGAGGTGACCGCGGTCGCCGACTTCTCCCTCGCCGTGGCCGACGGGGAGACCGTTGCCCTCCTCGGCCCGTCCGGGTGCGGGAAGACGACCGTCCTGCGGATAATCGCGGGCCTGGAGCAGCCCGATGCGGGCCAGGTCCTCCTCGCCGGCCGCGACGCCACCGACTGGCCGCCGGAGAGGCGCGGGGTGGGGCTCGTGTTCCAGAGCTACGCCCTGTTCCCCCACCTCTCCGTGGGGGCGAACGTCGCGTACGGCCTCCGGTTCCGGCGGGGGGTGGATCGGGTGGCGCGGGTAGAGGAGCTCCTCTCGCTCGTCGGCCTTTCCGGGTACGAACGGCGGAAGCCGCATCAGCTCTCCGCCGGGCAGCAGCAGCGGGTGGCCCTGGCCCGGGCCCTTGCCCCCGAGCCGGGGATCCTCCTCCTCGACGAGCCCCTGTCCGCGCTCGACGCCGCGCTGCGCAAGGAGCTTCGCGGCGAGCTGCGCGCGATCCTCGGGAAGCTCGGGATGACCGCCCTCTACGTGACCCACGACCAGGAGGAGGCGCTCGCCCTCGCCGATCGGGTGGCGGTGATGCGGGAGGGGAGGCTCGACCAGGTCGCCCCGCCGGCGGAGCTCTACGCGCGGCCGCGGACTTCGTTCGTGGCTGCCTTCCTCGGCCGGGCTAACCTCTGGCCAGGCAAGGTTGTGTCCGTGGACGGCGACCGGGCTCTGGTCGAGGTCGCTGGAGAGAGGTTTCCCGCCGAGCGCGGGGAGGCAAGGGAAGGGGACGAGGTGTTCCTCTTCTTCCGGCCGGAGTGGGTGCACCTGGGAGATGGGCCGTTCGTGGCCGCGGTCGAGGGCGCCGAGTACCTCGGGGACCGTTGGGAACTCCGCGCCCGCTTTCGCGACCTCCCCCTCGTGCTTATCGCAGCCCAAGACCCCCGAGCGAGCACTGCACTTTCGTTCGCGATTCCGACCTCTCAGGCGATCCGCCGGCAGTAG